The following coding sequences are from one Candidatus Nitrohelix vancouverensis window:
- a CDS encoding response regulator — protein sequence MMGNPLKTVLLMRGGKIEKDFPAKSLILGIQNGELSRKDKISEDGERWISLGKHTQLKQYFITKQADTDSESPKTDSDSDSIKPRAEKILVVEDEPPLFKLLEYSLKKAGYNIVWAKDGEEALRFVKSENPDLVITDIMMPYINGLQVLERVKNDPETCDIPFIILSSKALSQDIVKGLELGGDDYITKPFNPDEMLLRIKMTLKRSGRK from the coding sequence TTGATGGGCAATCCATTAAAAACAGTTTTATTGATGAGAGGGGGGAAAATTGAAAAAGATTTTCCTGCAAAATCATTGATTCTGGGAATACAGAATGGAGAGCTTTCCAGAAAGGATAAAATATCCGAAGATGGCGAACGTTGGATCAGTTTGGGCAAACACACTCAACTGAAACAATACTTCATTACGAAACAAGCGGATACCGATTCTGAGTCGCCGAAAACAGATTCGGACTCAGACAGTATAAAACCTCGGGCAGAAAAGATCCTGGTTGTGGAGGACGAGCCGCCCTTATTTAAGCTCCTTGAGTATTCTTTAAAAAAAGCAGGCTACAACATTGTCTGGGCAAAAGATGGGGAAGAAGCGCTCCGTTTCGTTAAATCAGAAAATCCTGATTTGGTGATCACGGATATCATGATGCCCTACATCAATGGCCTGCAGGTTCTGGAGCGGGTAAAAAACGATCCTGAAACCTGCGATATCCCCTTCATCATTCTGTCCTCCAAGGCCTTAAGTCAGGACATCGTCAAGGGCCTTGAGCTAGGCGGCGACGATTATATTACCAAACCGTTTAATCCCGACGAGATGCTATTGCGGATCAAGATGACTTTAAAAAGATCCGGGAGAAAATGA
- a CDS encoding HEAT repeat domain-containing protein produces MTENPLLVFVSFYFNKAPVVTIAVILTLSTLATAVGFFFYIIYVRVKSDFYENRKKKNFDLWSVQLFQYLSEELPDAQFDMVVKNKDLEMFIEFLFYYLENIRGGDAKKIRNIFREQGLLDRELEQLRDSSDYFRRALAAYRLGQIRADEAKKDLAEALSDENDLVSYAASTALMKMGDSKSVGKILAILLAKENLSGEMFAEILLGYGKGVVAEISESLAIYNELPRSRTKILDFLGHYRRVEVAPFLTQLLETSNSDEERIHVIKALGNLVEIGSFPALVRCLKNHNPTIRSQAAKALGNFKDETAFEALAGLLGDQDWWCRFHAATAIFKTGRSGEDYLRKLFKETEDPFTRDVIRQLVNV; encoded by the coding sequence ATGACTGAAAATCCCTTATTGGTCTTCGTTTCCTTTTATTTCAATAAAGCCCCCGTAGTCACCATTGCCGTCATCCTCACCCTGTCCACTCTAGCCACCGCAGTCGGTTTCTTTTTCTACATTATATATGTGCGAGTGAAATCGGATTTCTACGAAAATAGAAAGAAGAAAAATTTTGATCTATGGAGCGTTCAATTGTTCCAATATCTGAGCGAGGAACTGCCTGACGCTCAATTCGATATGGTGGTTAAGAATAAAGACCTGGAGATGTTTATTGAGTTTCTCTTTTATTATTTAGAGAACATAAGAGGGGGAGACGCAAAGAAAATTCGCAATATTTTTAGAGAGCAGGGGCTTCTGGATCGGGAGCTTGAGCAGTTGCGCGATTCGTCGGATTATTTCAGGCGCGCATTGGCGGCTTATCGACTCGGTCAGATAAGGGCGGATGAGGCGAAGAAGGATTTGGCGGAGGCCTTGTCTGATGAGAACGATTTGGTGTCTTACGCCGCATCCACCGCTTTAATGAAAATGGGAGATAGCAAATCAGTAGGGAAAATTCTTGCGATCTTGCTGGCCAAAGAGAATCTCTCGGGAGAAATGTTTGCAGAAATTTTATTGGGGTATGGAAAGGGCGTGGTTGCTGAAATCTCGGAGAGTCTTGCTATTTATAATGAATTGCCGCGATCGAGAACGAAAATACTTGATTTTCTCGGGCACTATAGGCGGGTTGAAGTGGCGCCTTTTTTGACGCAACTGCTTGAAACGTCGAACAGCGATGAAGAAAGAATACATGTTATCAAGGCTCTTGGGAATCTGGTTGAAATCGGATCGTTTCCCGCGCTGGTGCGTTGCCTGAAAAATCACAACCCAACCATCAGGTCTCAGGCGGCGAAGGCTCTGGGCAATTTCAAGGATGAAACAGCTTTTGAAGCCTTGGCGGGTTTGTTGGGAGATCAGGACTGGTGGTGCCGATTTCACGCCGCCACCGCGATTTTCAAAACAGGAAGGTCCGGCGAAGATTATCTGAGAAAATTATTTAAAGAAACTGAGGATCCATTCACGCGGGATGTAATCCGGCAACTGGTGAACGTATGA
- a CDS encoding cysteine synthase family protein, with protein MKINSLLELIGNTPNLRLNKLFPEHEIWIKLERQNPGGSIKDRISLGMIEAAENDGALKPGGTLIEATSGNTGIGLAWVGPLKGYQVKIVMPESQSIERRKIITAYGADLVLTPKEEGIDGAIKKAQALRDAIPGSIMLEQFSNRANIDSHKNTTALEIVRDFDRLDYLFAAFGTGGHISALADILKEHIENLKVVAVDPSGAPTLSEGNGGSHNIPGIGPGFIPDNLIVDSLDRVAPVSDAEAFAMTRRVAREEGLFAGVSTGAVLAAVEKQIKDGTIAKGDVVLTFNYDTGERYLSIEDLF; from the coding sequence ATGAAAATAAACAGCTTACTCGAATTGATCGGCAACACACCGAATTTGCGGCTGAACAAGCTTTTCCCGGAGCATGAAATCTGGATCAAACTGGAACGGCAAAACCCCGGCGGCAGTATCAAGGACCGCATCAGTCTGGGAATGATCGAAGCGGCGGAAAATGACGGCGCCCTGAAACCAGGTGGAACGCTTATTGAAGCGACTTCCGGCAATACGGGGATCGGTCTCGCCTGGGTCGGCCCGCTGAAAGGCTATCAAGTCAAGATCGTCATGCCGGAATCGCAAAGCATCGAGCGGCGAAAAATCATAACGGCTTACGGCGCCGACCTTGTGCTGACACCTAAAGAGGAAGGCATTGACGGCGCGATTAAAAAAGCCCAGGCCTTGCGCGATGCGATTCCCGGTTCCATCATGCTCGAACAGTTCAGCAACAGGGCCAATATCGATTCGCACAAGAACACAACGGCGCTGGAGATCGTTCGCGATTTCGATCGCCTCGATTATCTCTTTGCGGCGTTTGGCACAGGCGGACATATCAGCGCGCTAGCGGATATCCTGAAGGAACATATCGAGAATCTGAAAGTGGTTGCTGTCGACCCCTCGGGGGCGCCAACGCTTTCCGAAGGCAATGGCGGCAGTCATAATATACCGGGCATCGGCCCCGGTTTTATTCCGGATAACCTGATCGTGGACAGTCTGGACCGAGTCGCCCCTGTGAGCGATGCAGAAGCGTTTGCGATGACGCGCCGAGTTGCGCGAGAGGAAGGGCTGTTTGCAGGGGTATCCACCGGAGCGGTCCTGGCCGCTGTCGAAAAGCAAATCAAGGATGGAACGATTGCAAAAGGCGACGTGGTTCTGACCTTCAATTATGATACCGGCGAAAGGTATCTTTCCATCGAAGACCTGTTCTAG
- the rpsU gene encoding 30S ribosomal protein S21 produces MSQVIVVQNQVERALKVLKRQLNKEGLFKELKSRRFFMKPSVKKKLKMKEAKKKRKAAKRRSRNFWQQ; encoded by the coding sequence ATTTCTCAGGTCATTGTGGTTCAAAACCAGGTCGAACGGGCGTTAAAAGTTTTAAAGCGCCAACTCAACAAAGAAGGATTGTTCAAAGAACTCAAAAGCCGACGCTTCTTTATGAAACCGTCTGTTAAGAAAAAATTGAAAATGAAGGAAGCCAAGAAAAAGCGCAAGGCCGCGAAGCGAAGATCCCGAAATTTCTGGCAACAATAA
- a CDS encoding aminotransferase class I/II-fold pyridoxal phosphate-dependent enzyme, translating to MQANNSMSVEFSSVREQAREEYEKFLGTFLRDSPVVARRGDPKVADLVFGDPHDPSLSGIAEALHAAVDVSADLGYRYLHHLPEAREAATDALSQRTGLNFESDDLFLNTGAFSGLVCCLQALCDPGSEALYLSPPWFYYRSMIKSVGAIPKGVDLNPEDWGLPLDAIKSAIGPKTSAVLINSPHNPSGKVLSDEELSALAEILTEASRRLGREIPIISDEAYSRIVFDQAHAPTPARHYAATIVLYTYGKTLLAPSLRMGYMALAPGFPDSARMRRMFDAIQPMGGWLLPTCIGQRALPQLENLCVDLEQIKRRRDHLVSALREGGYRVVPAEGTFYMLVDSPDPDDIAFSLYLESRDVLVLPGSVLETPGTFRVSLTASDRMIEQAAEVFRKGYTPESPK from the coding sequence ATGCAAGCCAACAATTCCATGTCCGTCGAATTTTCGAGCGTGAGAGAGCAAGCGCGCGAGGAATATGAAAAATTTCTGGGGACCTTCCTTCGGGACAGCCCGGTTGTGGCGCGACGCGGCGACCCGAAAGTCGCTGATCTGGTGTTTGGAGATCCGCATGACCCATCGCTGTCCGGCATTGCCGAAGCCTTGCATGCGGCGGTTGATGTCAGCGCGGATCTGGGCTATCGCTACCTGCATCATTTGCCCGAAGCGCGCGAAGCGGCGACGGATGCGCTTTCACAACGCACCGGGCTGAATTTTGAGAGCGATGATTTGTTTCTGAACACTGGCGCCTTTTCCGGTCTGGTCTGTTGCCTGCAGGCCTTGTGCGATCCTGGTTCCGAGGCGCTTTACCTCAGCCCACCGTGGTTCTACTACCGCTCCATGATCAAGTCCGTCGGCGCCATCCCGAAGGGCGTGGACCTCAATCCGGAAGACTGGGGCCTGCCGCTGGATGCGATCAAGTCTGCGATTGGCCCGAAAACCAGCGCCGTCCTGATCAACTCCCCGCACAATCCGAGCGGCAAGGTATTATCTGACGAAGAACTTTCTGCTTTGGCGGAGATACTGACGGAGGCGAGCCGTCGCCTGGGTCGGGAGATTCCAATCATTTCAGACGAGGCTTATTCGCGCATTGTTTTTGATCAGGCCCATGCGCCGACGCCTGCGCGCCACTACGCCGCGACGATCGTTCTCTACACCTACGGCAAAACGCTCCTCGCTCCCAGTCTGCGAATGGGCTATATGGCGCTGGCTCCCGGCTTTCCCGATTCCGCGCGCATGCGACGTATGTTCGATGCGATCCAGCCGATGGGCGGCTGGTTGCTCCCGACCTGCATCGGGCAACGCGCCCTGCCGCAGTTGGAAAATCTTTGCGTTGATTTAGAACAAATCAAACGTCGGCGCGACCATCTTGTCTCCGCCCTGCGAGAGGGAGGCTATCGAGTCGTTCCCGCCGAGGGGACTTTTTATATGCTGGTCGATAGCCCGGATCCCGACGACATCGCCTTCTCGCTTTATCTTGAATCGCGCGATGTACTGGTTCTGCCCGGCTCCGTACTGGAAACGCCAGGAACGTTCAGGGTATCGCTCACTGCTTCGGACAGAATGATCGAACAGGCCGCCGAAGTGTTCAGAAAGGGCTACACACCGGAATCGCCTAAATAG
- a CDS encoding tetratricopeptide repeat protein, whose amino-acid sequence MKSIYKSMAQALILILLGSASLTGLSGAKDRPAYAADTNSTPASQSSDSDRIEAVSNPSGSEETGLFSGLSKYFESFIHYFDSLFFQKNKIQKLLDDKNYLQAEIELKALLEQAPNDADYLRVYAAVLLINAKADPAIEIYNQVIEQFPRDMDSRLGRGRAFLSKKDYPSALSDFRYVLDRQGDNQNALKGLADTEQAIQYEAQLQAERAIAQQRNRDMETAASLTQEQKYSEAANIYRSLIEKNENDLEAKLFLARSYALNNQIDEARSMYQSVKSIDPNNVDLLTGEAYLLAKENKNDAAVVNFQRALELDKNNSDALQGLKMIQDREQNRILQAAVKNKKEKIKSLLTRAYKLISFKKYSAAEETLEKSLKEFPNHPEISFYLARTKIFQNKYKESFDLINPLIDNQPDNEDYLNLRGRVFIATGQLDKADSDFVRVLQINKQNVEAKNGIQQIAKIKASTLQESVLAQKRQYLQNHREQLKELLDNNQYSEAIKICRSVLEKYPDELAFQITLAQALALNSEMEEAENLYAVLINKHPFNSELIIGQGFLFLRQGQLNQAQQAFLKAQGIDSDNQDAATGLALLKERIEKETIAAFIRDEWDKANTHIQRGDYETAIQSYQSVLDQHPDNLDTQILLVRAHRLASDLPSAENLLDTLIQSHPGNADLWAEKGQIHSLKGDDALSQESFEKALELRPDSQELRIRIARIIQGRAYDLLLTRLKALEENKEFEAAEALIREHLSKHPKDAQTHYLLARNLRFQNRYNDSIEILNALLSQAPYNMDYLASRGIIWRILRETDKAKLDYEKALSQDPERVDLLLGRGHVAVLEKEYFEAEEYFNLAYELAPEEPETIESKARIENFVKDTVVESFQTETFSGGRDSRHTQRLEWFHPFNSKFRGSVGMESVFISGDADHTGIISGNYDLWDDLNLRGQFSFSPSPDVVAKQIYETEITKSIKGIPLEALFMYRYMDFEESNFHLISPGFNYYLSEHTRVLVRGYFGFQENGNSHSAFLNINHEFSPSLSAYIGGAIGNESFTIVSGADTLAVDSISMQMGIKWRISDRFSIGFNYVYEERKDQFNRNLFGIVIPLRF is encoded by the coding sequence ATGAAATCAATATACAAATCAATGGCGCAAGCCTTGATCTTGATATTATTGGGTTCCGCAAGCCTGACCGGCTTGTCAGGCGCCAAGGATCGTCCCGCCTACGCCGCAGATACAAATTCAACGCCCGCAAGCCAGTCTTCCGATTCTGATAGGATCGAGGCGGTCTCGAACCCGTCTGGTTCCGAAGAAACGGGACTGTTCTCCGGTCTTTCAAAATATTTTGAAAGTTTCATTCATTATTTTGATTCCCTTTTCTTCCAGAAGAACAAAATTCAAAAACTGCTGGATGACAAGAACTACCTGCAAGCGGAAATAGAACTCAAGGCGCTTCTGGAGCAGGCCCCAAATGATGCGGACTATTTGAGAGTCTACGCCGCAGTCTTGCTCATCAACGCGAAAGCCGATCCTGCCATAGAAATTTACAATCAGGTGATCGAACAATTCCCAAGAGACATGGACTCGCGCCTGGGTCGCGGCAGAGCGTTTCTTTCGAAAAAGGATTACCCATCCGCATTGAGCGACTTCAGGTATGTGCTGGACAGACAAGGCGACAATCAAAATGCTTTGAAAGGATTGGCGGATACCGAACAGGCCATTCAGTATGAAGCGCAACTCCAAGCCGAACGGGCAATCGCTCAACAAAGAAATCGCGATATGGAAACAGCGGCGAGCCTGACACAGGAACAAAAATACTCTGAAGCGGCAAACATCTATCGCTCTCTCATCGAGAAAAATGAAAATGATCTGGAAGCAAAACTATTTTTAGCGAGGAGCTACGCCCTCAACAACCAGATTGATGAAGCGCGATCCATGTACCAATCCGTCAAGTCAATCGATCCAAACAATGTCGATCTTCTAACAGGCGAAGCCTATCTGCTGGCCAAGGAAAACAAGAACGACGCCGCTGTCGTCAATTTTCAAAGAGCGCTGGAACTGGACAAGAACAACAGCGATGCCCTGCAGGGCCTCAAAATGATTCAGGATCGCGAACAAAACAGAATTCTTCAGGCCGCCGTAAAGAACAAAAAGGAAAAGATTAAATCCCTGCTCACAAGGGCTTATAAATTGATAAGTTTTAAGAAATACTCTGCCGCAGAAGAAACTCTGGAGAAGTCATTAAAAGAATTTCCCAATCATCCTGAAATCAGCTTTTATCTGGCCCGGACAAAAATTTTTCAAAACAAATACAAAGAGAGTTTCGATCTTATAAACCCTCTGATCGACAACCAACCCGACAATGAAGATTATTTGAATCTGCGCGGGCGGGTCTTTATCGCCACGGGGCAATTGGACAAGGCCGATTCAGATTTCGTCCGGGTATTACAGATCAACAAACAGAATGTTGAAGCAAAGAATGGGATCCAACAGATCGCAAAAATAAAGGCATCCACTCTACAAGAGAGTGTTCTCGCTCAAAAAAGGCAATACCTTCAGAACCATCGGGAGCAATTGAAAGAACTTCTGGACAACAATCAATATTCAGAGGCGATAAAAATTTGCAGAAGCGTTCTTGAAAAATATCCCGACGAACTCGCATTCCAGATCACTCTCGCTCAAGCTCTTGCTCTCAATTCAGAAATGGAGGAAGCCGAAAATTTATACGCCGTTCTCATAAACAAACATCCTTTTAATAGCGAATTGATAATCGGTCAGGGATTTTTATTTCTGCGACAAGGGCAACTCAATCAGGCTCAACAAGCGTTTCTCAAAGCTCAGGGAATCGATAGCGACAATCAGGACGCCGCCACGGGCCTGGCATTACTGAAAGAACGCATTGAAAAAGAAACGATCGCCGCATTCATCCGTGATGAATGGGACAAGGCAAACACCCACATCCAACGCGGCGACTATGAGACTGCCATTCAAAGCTATCAGAGCGTCCTCGATCAACATCCTGACAATCTGGACACTCAGATTCTACTGGTTCGCGCTCACCGCCTGGCTTCAGATCTCCCGAGCGCGGAAAACCTGCTCGACACCCTCATTCAATCACACCCGGGAAATGCAGACCTGTGGGCAGAAAAAGGTCAGATACATTCTCTTAAAGGCGACGATGCCCTGTCCCAGGAGAGTTTTGAAAAAGCGCTTGAGCTAAGACCGGACAGCCAGGAACTTCGCATCCGCATTGCCCGTATCATTCAGGGCAGAGCCTATGATTTGCTATTGACCCGGTTGAAAGCGCTCGAGGAGAATAAAGAGTTTGAAGCCGCAGAAGCGCTCATCAGAGAGCATTTATCAAAACACCCCAAGGATGCGCAAACGCACTATCTTCTGGCAAGGAACCTGCGTTTTCAAAACCGCTACAACGACTCCATCGAAATCCTCAATGCTCTGCTGAGTCAAGCTCCATACAATATGGACTACCTTGCCAGCCGCGGAATTATCTGGAGAATATTAAGAGAAACCGACAAAGCCAAACTGGACTATGAGAAGGCCTTGTCTCAAGACCCCGAGCGGGTGGACCTGCTTTTGGGCAGAGGCCATGTTGCGGTTCTGGAGAAAGAGTATTTCGAAGCGGAAGAGTATTTCAATCTGGCGTACGAACTTGCTCCTGAGGAGCCTGAAACGATCGAGTCCAAAGCGCGTATCGAAAACTTCGTCAAAGACACCGTGGTGGAATCGTTTCAAACCGAGACTTTTAGCGGGGGACGCGATTCCAGACACACACAGCGCCTCGAATGGTTTCACCCATTCAATTCCAAATTCAGAGGCAGTGTTGGGATGGAAAGCGTATTCATTTCAGGAGACGCCGATCACACGGGAATCATCTCGGGGAATTACGATCTCTGGGACGATCTGAACCTGAGAGGCCAATTCAGCTTTTCCCCCTCTCCAGATGTGGTCGCCAAACAAATCTATGAAACGGAAATCACCAAAAGCATCAAAGGCATTCCGCTGGAAGCCCTGTTCATGTATCGATACATGGATTTCGAGGAATCCAATTTCCATCTGATTTCGCCCGGCTTCAATTATTATCTCAGCGAGCATACCCGCGTTCTGGTTCGCGGCTATTTTGGCTTCCAGGAAAACGGCAATTCCCATTCCGCGTTTTTAAACATCAATCACGAATTCAGCCCAAGCTTATCCGCTTATATTGGCGGAGCCATCGGTAATGAATCCTTTACCATCGTATCCGGGGCGGACACGCTGGCGGTGGATTCCATCTCAATGCAAATGGGAATTAAATGGAGGATTTCGGATCGGTTCTCGATTGGCTTTAATTACGTTTACGAAGAGAGAAAGGATCAGTTCAACAGGAACCTTTTTGGAATCGTGATACCCCTGCGTTTTTAA
- a CDS encoding glycosyltransferase family 2 protein has protein sequence MAQPLITLYNTFIVSYFLVLNSIYIFLIVLAFFAIRKYLKLVQLVELKSVFQSPFSKPISILAPAFNEEASIVNSVNSLLQLEYPLYEVVVINDGSTDRTLEYLKDSFDLKITNKVYRKQVECAPVRGVYESKKHPNLLVIDKVNGGGKADAMNAGINASSYPLFCAIDSDSIIEKDVLLKIIRPFIQDTSTVAAGGTVRIINGCKVRGGIIDEVGLPKTLLGKFQIMEYFRAFLAGRVAFSSFSCLLIISGAFGLFKKQHVIDVGGYWADAIGEDMELVVRLHKHLRQKKEKYKIVYIPDPVCWTEAPETYKVLGLQRKRWQRGLLQCLSVHSTMFLNPKYGVVGMLAFPFFLIFEGLGPIVEFVGVILFLVAWYFDLVNAELAILFFIGAIILNIVLSLGAVILEEMTFRRYPKLSHVLILCGLSALETFIYRPANTWWRLVGTFQYAMKKKVGWGVMEKKGF, from the coding sequence ATTGCCCAGCCTCTGATCACGCTCTACAACACCTTCATTGTTTCTTATTTTCTGGTTCTAAACAGCATCTATATTTTTCTGATTGTTCTCGCTTTTTTTGCGATTCGAAAATACCTGAAGCTGGTTCAATTGGTCGAATTGAAGAGCGTCTTTCAATCCCCTTTCTCCAAGCCGATTTCTATCCTGGCTCCGGCGTTCAACGAGGAAGCGTCCATAGTAAACAGCGTCAATTCTTTGCTACAACTGGAATACCCTTTGTATGAAGTCGTGGTCATCAATGATGGCTCGACGGATAGAACTCTGGAATACCTTAAAGATTCTTTTGACTTGAAAATTACCAACAAGGTTTACCGGAAACAGGTGGAATGCGCGCCAGTCCGCGGAGTTTATGAATCTAAGAAGCACCCTAATTTGCTTGTGATCGACAAGGTCAACGGCGGCGGTAAAGCCGACGCAATGAACGCTGGCATCAATGCATCTTCATATCCCTTGTTCTGCGCGATCGATTCGGATTCGATCATAGAAAAGGACGTTCTGCTTAAAATCATTCGACCCTTTATTCAGGACACGTCTACTGTCGCCGCCGGCGGAACGGTTCGAATCATCAACGGGTGCAAGGTGAGGGGTGGGATCATAGACGAGGTGGGATTGCCCAAAACCCTTTTGGGTAAATTTCAAATCATGGAGTACTTCCGGGCTTTTCTGGCGGGGAGAGTGGCGTTTTCTTCTTTCAGTTGCCTGTTGATCATTTCAGGCGCCTTCGGCCTTTTCAAAAAACAACATGTCATTGACGTTGGCGGTTATTGGGCGGATGCTATCGGTGAGGATATGGAGCTGGTGGTGAGGCTTCATAAACATCTTCGCCAGAAAAAAGAAAAATATAAAATTGTATATATTCCGGACCCGGTTTGCTGGACCGAAGCGCCTGAAACTTACAAGGTGCTTGGCCTGCAACGCAAGCGCTGGCAGAGGGGCTTGTTGCAATGCTTGTCCGTCCATTCAACGATGTTTTTAAATCCAAAGTATGGCGTGGTTGGTATGCTCGCGTTCCCCTTTTTTCTCATTTTTGAGGGCTTGGGGCCGATTGTCGAATTCGTCGGGGTGATTCTTTTTTTGGTCGCCTGGTATTTCGATCTGGTGAATGCAGAGTTGGCGATCTTGTTTTTTATAGGAGCGATCATTCTAAATATAGTGCTTTCTCTGGGCGCGGTGATCCTTGAGGAGATGACCTTCCGGCGTTATCCGAAATTGAGCCATGTGCTTATTCTGTGCGGCTTGTCGGCGCTAGAGACCTTTATCTATCGCCCGGCGAATACCTGGTGGCGCCTGGTCGGCACATTCCAGTATGCGATGAAGAAAAAAGTAGGTTGGGGGGTTATGGAGAAGAAAGGATTTTAA